A segment of the Luteolibacter sp. Y139 genome:
TCAGATGCCATAGCATTCACTTTATTCAAATTTTTTGATTCAATCTTTTGCTATGAAACAAGCCCGAAAACCTCCTCAGCCGCCTACGGATCAAGCCGGTAGCCCGCTCCTCGCACCGTGATCAGGTGCCGCGGATTCGCCGGATCCTCCTCCAATTTCGCCCGCAGCGTCGCGATGAAATTGTCCACCGTCCGCGTGCTCGGGTAGGCATGATAGCCCCACACCACATCCAGGAATTTCTCCCGGCTGACGACCTCGCCGGCATGGGTCGCCAGCAGCCGCAGCATGCCCGCTTCCTTCTCGGAAAGCTCGTGCCGCACCTCTCCCCGCAGCAACTGCCGCTTCGGGAAATCGATCACCGCCGGGCCGATGCGAAAATCATCACCCACCGTCTCCTCCCGCTCACGCCGCCTCAGCAGCGCCCGCACCCGCGCCAGCAGCTCCTTCAGCGAAAACGGCTTCACCAGATAATCGTCCGCGCCGTTATCGAGACCTTCGACTCGATCATCCACTTGCCCTTTCGCGGTGAGCATCAGCACCGGCATCGTGCGACCCCGCTTCCGCAACTCCCGGCACACGGCAAAGCCATCCAGCCCCGGCATCATCACATCCAGCAGGATGAGATCGAAAGCCTCCGTGCATGCGAGTTCCAGACCACTCACCCCATCCTCGGCGGCGAGCACGCGATAGCCCTCCGCCTTCAGGGTCTCCACCAGCGCCGTGCGCATCGGCGCTTCGTCTTCGATGACCAGCAGTCTCATGCGGAAAGAGGAAATGTGAGCGTGAAGGCACTGCCTTTTCCGGGATCGCTCTCAACCGCCACCGACCCGTGATGCGCCTCGACGATCGATTTCACCAAGCTCAGGCCGATGCCCGTACCCTGCGTCTCGCGGCGCAGCTCATCGCCGGGCCGGTAGAAGCGCTCGAAGATCCGCGACTGCTCCTCCTTCGGGATGCCCGCGCCTTCATCGCGCACTGATAGCTTCCAACGGCGGCGCTCGTCGTCAGACGCCAGCGCGATCACAACAAGCGAGCCCTTCGGCGAGAACTTGATCGCATTGTCGAGCAAGTTGACCAGCGCCTGCTGGATCGCATCCGCATCCGCGGTGGCTTCCGCCGGCGAAAGCTCCTGCTTCAAGGTTATGCCCCTCTCCTGTGCGAGCGGTTCCATCACGCGCACCGTGTCTGCCACCAGCGAGGTAAGATCGCACGGCTCCATCCTCCACACCTTCCTCCCCTGCTCGATCCGTGCGTGGTCGAGCACATTGCCGACCAGCGTCGAAAGCCTCGCCCCCTCGCGCGCGATCAGCCGGTGAAACTCCTTCGCCGTTTCCGGTGCCACCTTCTCCGCCTCCAGCGCATCCGCCATCAGCCG
Coding sequences within it:
- a CDS encoding response regulator transcription factor, with the protein product MRLLVIEDEAPMRTALVETLKAEGYRVLAAEDGVSGLELACTEAFDLILLDVMMPGLDGFAVCRELRKRGRTMPVLMLTAKGQVDDRVEGLDNGADDYLVKPFSLKELLARVRALLRRREREETVGDDFRIGPAVIDFPKRQLLRGEVRHELSEKEAGMLRLLATHAGEVVSREKFLDVVWGYHAYPSTRTVDNFIATLRAKLEEDPANPRHLITVRGAGYRLDP